From Micromonospora echinospora, one genomic window encodes:
- a CDS encoding adenylosuccinate synthase: MPAIVLLGAQWGDEGKGKVTDLLGERVDYVVRYSGGNNAGHTVITPDGQKYALHLMPSGALSPSAMIVIGNGVVVDPKVLLGEIDGLAERGVDVSRLRISGDAHLIMPHHRALDRVVERYLGSSRIGTTGRGIGPAYGDKVARMGIRLQDLLDPGILRKKLELALREKNQILFKVYNRKAIDVEATVEEYLAYAERLRPYIAETRVMLWDALDRGETVLLEGAQATMLDMDHGTYPFVTSSNPTAGGACVGAGIPPTAINKVIAVSKAYTTRVGSGPFPTELFDDNGQHLRKVGHEYGTTTGRERRCGWFDAVVARYACRLNGVTDLVVTKLDVLTGLPKVPICVGYEINGKRFDDMPMTQTEFHHATPVYEELDGWWEDITKARTEDELPENARRYIARIEEICGTRVSVVGVGPGREENVHRHPLLP, translated from the coding sequence ATGCCAGCGATCGTGCTCCTCGGTGCTCAGTGGGGCGACGAGGGCAAGGGCAAGGTTACCGACCTGCTGGGCGAGCGGGTCGACTACGTCGTGCGCTACTCGGGCGGCAACAACGCCGGCCACACGGTGATCACGCCCGACGGCCAGAAGTACGCCCTGCACCTGATGCCTTCCGGCGCGCTCTCGCCCAGTGCGATGATCGTCATCGGCAACGGCGTGGTGGTCGACCCGAAGGTGCTGCTCGGTGAGATCGACGGCCTGGCCGAGCGGGGTGTCGACGTCTCCCGGCTGCGGATCTCCGGCGACGCGCACCTGATCATGCCGCACCACCGGGCGCTGGACCGGGTGGTCGAGCGGTACCTCGGCTCGTCCCGGATCGGCACCACCGGTCGGGGCATCGGCCCGGCGTACGGCGACAAGGTCGCCCGGATGGGCATCCGTCTCCAGGACCTGCTCGACCCGGGCATCCTGCGCAAGAAGCTCGAACTGGCGCTGCGCGAGAAGAACCAGATCCTGTTCAAGGTCTACAACCGCAAGGCGATCGACGTCGAGGCCACCGTCGAGGAGTACCTCGCGTACGCCGAGCGGCTGCGGCCGTACATCGCCGAGACCCGGGTGATGCTCTGGGACGCCCTGGACCGGGGCGAGACGGTGCTGCTGGAGGGTGCCCAGGCCACCATGCTGGACATGGACCACGGCACGTACCCCTTCGTGACCTCGTCGAACCCGACGGCCGGCGGGGCGTGTGTCGGGGCCGGTATCCCGCCCACCGCCATCAACAAGGTGATCGCGGTGAGCAAGGCGTACACCACCCGGGTCGGCTCCGGCCCGTTCCCCACCGAACTCTTCGACGACAACGGCCAGCACCTGCGCAAGGTCGGCCACGAGTACGGCACCACGACCGGTCGGGAACGTCGGTGCGGTTGGTTCGACGCGGTGGTCGCCCGGTACGCCTGCCGGCTCAACGGGGTCACCGACCTGGTCGTCACCAAGCTGGACGTGCTCACCGGCCTGCCGAAGGTGCCGATCTGCGTCGGGTACGAGATCAACGGCAAGCGGTTCGACGACATGCCGATGACGCAGACCGAATTCCACCACGCGACTCCGGTCTACGAGGAGCTCGACGGCTGGTGGGAGGACATCACCAAGGCCCGGACCGAGGACGAGCTGCCGGAGAACGCCCGCCGCTACATCGCCCGCATCGAGGAGATCTGCGGCACCCGGGTCAGCGTGGTCGGTGTCGGTCCCGGTCGCGAGGAGAACGTCCACCGCCACCCCCTGCTTCCCTGA
- a CDS encoding chromosome partitioning protein — MALGGGRPDPARPAAGPRPQADSPWAYPPQRSHHAPVDADQPPVPRQQQADGGSIPGWYPLPAPPVSGGPLPPGSHPARPADVPPADAGSATADPTPAGLADAAGTAPTAGPAPGTTAPPPVGDSRPHADLPADDAVPTAEAAPAGTGVPADRIAPMDRSGPASAAGPAGPASGPADAAGPAGGPAGPGGPAGLGGGPADRPAGAGGPATRFGPEPPNLPPHVHQFHGGAYHVGEQPAEPGDATWTNGQVGPPGGAYAGNGDPTFAPADGPPPSGWAPLPAATPPGWPVSGGWATAAAPGPAASGPPAGQHHPAPAQPDGLTAEPAPPRVPTPPASYSEPLWSDGATPTAEDFARRRQARPADPVATMGVRAVLNRTTLGLVKLPPGRHEQEVKHDIEMVRRNFGGLRQVTVVNPKGGAGKTVAILLLAMTFGQKRGGYVLAWDNNETQGTLGMRAQQDFHARTVRDMLRDLAQFQGAHGRVGDLSQYVRSQGEGMFDVLASDESATGGEMLTASAFAEIRDVVSRFYKLIFVDTGNNVRAQNWQAAMDATDQLVVTMSARNDSAETAARMLDHLEQSGRQRLVRQAVTVVSMPPSRKEIDLPAIQEHFAARTRAVLLAPYERLIDTGEPIRYGQLSSATRDAWLKIAASVAEGL; from the coding sequence GTGGCGCTCGGCGGCGGACGCCCCGACCCGGCCCGCCCGGCGGCCGGGCCACGACCGCAGGCGGACTCGCCGTGGGCGTACCCGCCGCAACGGTCGCACCACGCGCCGGTCGATGCCGACCAGCCGCCGGTGCCCCGTCAACAGCAGGCCGACGGCGGCAGCATCCCCGGCTGGTACCCGTTGCCGGCACCCCCGGTGAGCGGTGGTCCGCTGCCGCCCGGCAGCCACCCGGCCAGGCCAGCCGACGTGCCGCCGGCCGACGCCGGCAGCGCGACAGCCGACCCGACGCCGGCCGGCCTCGCGGACGCGGCTGGCACTGCGCCGACCGCTGGCCCGGCGCCGGGCACCACCGCTCCGCCGCCGGTCGGTGACTCTCGGCCGCACGCCGACCTGCCGGCTGACGACGCAGTGCCGACAGCGGAGGCAGCACCGGCGGGCACCGGGGTTCCGGCCGACCGCATCGCGCCGATGGACCGGTCCGGACCAGCCAGCGCAGCCGGACCAGCCGGACCAGCCAGCGGACCAGCGGACGCAGCCGGGCCAGCCGGCGGACCAGCGGGCCCAGGCGGACCAGCAGGCCTAGGCGGCGGACCAGCGGACAGGCCAGCGGGCGCAGGCGGACCCGCCACCAGATTCGGACCCGAGCCGCCGAACCTGCCGCCTCATGTGCACCAGTTCCACGGTGGGGCGTACCACGTCGGTGAGCAGCCGGCCGAGCCGGGCGACGCGACCTGGACGAACGGGCAGGTCGGCCCGCCGGGCGGGGCGTACGCGGGCAACGGTGACCCCACCTTCGCGCCAGCCGACGGCCCACCCCCGTCCGGCTGGGCACCGCTACCGGCGGCCACGCCGCCCGGCTGGCCGGTGAGCGGCGGTTGGGCCACCGCCGCCGCCCCGGGTCCGGCAGCATCGGGCCCACCGGCCGGCCAGCACCATCCGGCTCCCGCCCAGCCGGACGGGCTGACGGCGGAGCCCGCCCCGCCCCGGGTACCGACGCCACCCGCGAGCTACTCGGAGCCGCTCTGGTCGGACGGCGCGACGCCGACCGCCGAGGACTTCGCCCGGCGGCGGCAGGCCCGCCCCGCCGACCCGGTGGCGACCATGGGCGTACGGGCCGTGCTGAACCGTACGACCCTGGGTCTGGTCAAGCTTCCACCCGGGCGGCACGAGCAGGAGGTCAAGCACGACATCGAGATGGTCCGCCGCAACTTCGGCGGCCTCCGTCAGGTGACGGTGGTCAACCCGAAGGGCGGTGCCGGCAAGACGGTGGCGATCCTGCTGCTCGCCATGACCTTCGGCCAGAAGCGCGGTGGCTACGTCCTGGCCTGGGACAACAACGAGACCCAGGGGACCCTGGGAATGCGTGCCCAGCAGGACTTCCACGCCCGGACGGTCCGGGACATGCTGCGGGACCTCGCCCAGTTCCAGGGCGCGCACGGGCGGGTCGGCGACCTGTCGCAGTACGTACGGTCCCAGGGCGAGGGGATGTTCGACGTCCTGGCCTCGGACGAGTCGGCGACCGGCGGCGAGATGCTGACCGCCTCGGCGTTCGCCGAGATCCGGGACGTGGTGAGCCGGTTCTACAAGCTGATCTTCGTGGACACCGGGAACAACGTCCGGGCACAGAACTGGCAGGCCGCGATGGACGCGACCGACCAACTGGTGGTCACGATGTCCGCCCGGAACGACTCGGCGGAGACCGCCGCGCGGATGCTCGACCACCTGGAGCAGAGCGGACGGCAGCGACTGGTCCGGCAGGCGGTGACGGTGGTGTCGATGCCGCCGTCCCGGAAGGAGATCGACCTGCCCGCGATCCAGGAACACTTCGCGGCCCGGACCAGGGCGGTGCTGCTCGCGCCGTACGAGCGGTTGATCGACACCGGCGAGCCGATCCGGTACGGCCAGCTTTCCTCGGCGACCCGGGACGCCTGGTTGAAGATCGCCGCCTCGGTCGCCGAAGGGCTCTGA
- a CDS encoding DUF3151 domain-containing protein, giving the protein MQNLLPEPPATLLPVNDEAEATLATAYEADTDEAYAEVAARFPTFSAGWAVLATRALAQGQVVPAYAFARTGYHRGLDQLRRNGWRGHGPVPWSHEPNRGFLRCLYVLSRAADEIGEADEAARCAQFLRDCDPAAGDALASD; this is encoded by the coding sequence ATGCAGAACCTCTTGCCTGAGCCACCGGCCACCCTCCTGCCCGTCAACGACGAGGCCGAGGCAACGCTGGCCACCGCCTACGAGGCGGACACCGACGAGGCGTACGCCGAGGTGGCGGCCCGCTTCCCGACCTTCAGCGCGGGCTGGGCCGTGCTGGCCACCCGGGCACTCGCGCAGGGCCAGGTCGTTCCGGCGTACGCGTTCGCGCGGACCGGCTACCACCGGGGCCTGGACCAGCTCCGTCGCAACGGCTGGCGCGGGCACGGTCCGGTGCCGTGGTCGCACGAGCCGAACCGCGGTTTCCTCCGTTGCCTGTACGTGCTCTCCCGGGCGGCCGACGAGATCGGCGAGGCGGACGAGGCCGCTCGCTGTGCCCAGTTCCTCCGCGACTGCGACCCGGCTGCCGGCGACGCCCTCGCCAGCGACTGA
- a CDS encoding LOG family protein translates to MPTPPPADVIEPHTAPDEIETRTAFDRRLVTGSLAGLTVQGLRLDLDPVPDLTGTDVAGTLFVGCRFASREVGADLVRRGANVVPPFSGLPYPTQPSHLYTPEELAAGFAEGGFATMYDTRVYEHFRAHGGALPDVKEALGQRLHDHGVDNALADATRAWLATHGPQSVVGVMGGHAVARGSVPYRMAAMLGWELARADRLIVTGGGPGVMEAANLGAYLSSHPAETLATAIDLLATAPDFTDHDRYTAVALDVRARYAPTEGLPCSPGELSSLDWARTGGLAIPTWLYGHEPANLFAGKIAKYFSNAIREDTILRLARGGIVFAPGRAGTVQEVFQAATKTFYGTDGASGAYVFLDREYWTRELPVESLLRPLLAASPFGDLSGTIHLTDDVAEAARALIGAPA, encoded by the coding sequence GTGCCGACCCCACCCCCCGCGGACGTCATCGAGCCGCACACCGCCCCCGACGAGATCGAGACCCGCACCGCCTTCGACCGGCGACTCGTCACCGGCAGCCTGGCCGGACTGACCGTGCAGGGGCTCCGCCTCGACCTGGATCCCGTACCCGATCTGACCGGCACGGACGTCGCCGGGACGCTCTTCGTCGGCTGTCGGTTCGCCTCCCGCGAGGTCGGCGCCGACCTGGTCCGACGGGGTGCCAACGTGGTGCCGCCCTTCTCCGGGCTGCCCTATCCGACCCAGCCGTCGCACCTCTACACCCCGGAGGAGCTGGCTGCCGGCTTCGCCGAGGGCGGCTTCGCCACGATGTACGACACCCGGGTGTACGAGCACTTCCGCGCGCACGGCGGCGCGCTGCCGGACGTGAAGGAGGCACTCGGCCAGCGGCTGCACGACCACGGCGTGGACAACGCGCTGGCCGATGCCACCCGGGCCTGGCTCGCCACGCACGGGCCGCAGTCGGTGGTGGGCGTCATGGGCGGGCACGCGGTGGCGCGGGGCAGCGTGCCGTACCGGATGGCGGCGATGCTCGGCTGGGAGCTGGCGCGGGCCGACCGGCTGATCGTCACCGGTGGTGGCCCGGGGGTGATGGAGGCGGCGAACCTCGGCGCGTACCTGTCCTCCCACCCGGCGGAGACGTTGGCGACGGCGATCGACCTGCTCGCCACCGCGCCGGACTTCACCGACCACGACCGGTACACCGCAGTGGCCCTGGACGTGCGAGCGCGGTACGCCCCGACCGAGGGTCTGCCCTGCTCGCCGGGGGAACTGTCCAGCCTGGACTGGGCCCGCACCGGCGGGTTGGCCATCCCCACCTGGCTCTACGGGCACGAGCCGGCGAACCTCTTCGCCGGGAAGATCGCGAAGTACTTCTCGAACGCGATCCGGGAGGACACCATCCTGCGGCTCGCGCGGGGCGGGATCGTCTTCGCGCCGGGGCGGGCCGGCACCGTGCAGGAGGTCTTCCAGGCGGCGACGAAGACGTTCTACGGCACCGACGGGGCCAGCGGGGCGTACGTCTTCCTGGACCGGGAGTACTGGACCCGGGAGCTGCCGGTGGAGTCGTTGCTGCGTCCGCTGCTGGCGGCGTCGCCGTTCGGGGACCTCTCCGGCACGATCCACCTCACCGACGACGTCGCCGAGGCGGCCCGCGCCCTGATCGGCGCTCCCGCCTGA
- the fbaA gene encoding class II fructose-bisphosphate aldolase, whose translation MPIASPEVYAEMLDRAKAGRYAYPAINVTSSQTLNAALKGFADAESDGIIQVSTGGAEYLSGPTVKDMVTGAAAFAAYAREVAKNYPVNIALHTDHCPQEKLDKFVRPLMAISKERVARGEDPLFQSHMWDGSAVPVAENLEIAEQLLTEAAQGKIVLEIEVGVVGGEEDGVENAINDKLYTTVEDGLAMVEALGLGEKGRYMAALTFGNVHGVYKPGNVKLRPEVLKNIQEAVGAKYGKEKPLSLVFHGGSGSLLSEIREALDYGVVKMNIDTDTQYTFTRPVADHMFRNYDGVLKVDGEVGNKKLYDPRVWGKAAEAGMAARVVEACEHLRSTGTTLAK comes from the coding sequence ATGCCCATCGCTTCCCCTGAGGTCTACGCGGAGATGCTGGACCGTGCCAAGGCCGGCCGGTACGCGTACCCCGCCATCAACGTCACGTCCTCGCAGACCCTCAACGCCGCGCTGAAGGGCTTCGCCGACGCGGAGAGCGACGGCATCATCCAGGTCTCGACCGGAGGCGCCGAGTACCTCTCCGGCCCGACCGTCAAGGACATGGTCACCGGTGCCGCCGCGTTCGCCGCGTACGCCCGCGAGGTGGCCAAGAACTACCCGGTCAACATCGCCCTGCACACCGACCACTGCCCCCAGGAGAAGCTGGACAAGTTCGTCCGGCCGCTGATGGCCATCTCCAAGGAGCGGGTGGCCCGGGGCGAGGATCCGCTGTTCCAGTCGCACATGTGGGACGGTTCGGCCGTGCCGGTCGCGGAGAACCTGGAGATCGCCGAGCAGCTCCTCACCGAGGCCGCCCAGGGCAAGATCGTCCTGGAGATCGAGGTGGGCGTGGTCGGCGGCGAGGAGGACGGCGTCGAGAACGCCATCAACGACAAGCTCTACACCACCGTCGAGGACGGTCTGGCCATGGTCGAGGCGCTCGGCCTCGGCGAGAAGGGCCGCTACATGGCGGCGCTGACCTTCGGCAACGTGCACGGCGTCTACAAGCCGGGCAACGTCAAGCTCCGTCCCGAGGTGCTGAAGAACATCCAGGAGGCGGTCGGCGCCAAGTACGGCAAAGAGAAGCCGCTCAGCCTGGTGTTCCACGGTGGCTCCGGCTCGCTGCTCTCGGAGATCCGCGAGGCGCTCGACTACGGCGTGGTCAAGATGAACATCGACACCGACACGCAGTACACCTTCACCCGCCCGGTCGCCGACCACATGTTCCGCAACTACGACGGCGTCCTCAAGGTCGACGGCGAGGTCGGCAACAAGAAGCTGTACGACCCGCGGGTCTGGGGCAAGGCCGCCGAGGCCGGCATGGCCGCCCGGGTCGTCGAGGCCTGCGAGCACCTCCGCTCGACGGGCACCACGCTCGCCAAGTAG
- a CDS encoding phage holin family protein → MGFLIRLVTSAVALWVATLIVPGVEVSGRSGLHSALTLLVVALIFGVVNAVLKPVIQVVGCVFYLLTLGLFALVVNALLFLLTDWIAAGLDLPFRVDGFWPAFWGAIVVAVVSWLISVVVRDP, encoded by the coding sequence GTGGGCTTCCTGATCCGCCTCGTCACCAGCGCGGTGGCGCTCTGGGTCGCCACCCTGATCGTGCCCGGCGTCGAGGTGAGCGGCCGGTCCGGTCTGCACAGCGCGCTGACCCTGCTCGTGGTGGCGCTGATCTTCGGCGTGGTCAACGCGGTGCTCAAGCCGGTCATCCAGGTCGTCGGTTGCGTGTTCTACCTGCTGACGCTGGGTCTGTTCGCGCTGGTCGTCAACGCTCTGCTCTTCCTGTTGACGGACTGGATCGCCGCCGGGCTCGACCTGCCGTTCCGGGTGGACGGTTTCTGGCCGGCCTTCTGGGGGGCGATCGTGGTGGCGGTGGTGAGCTGGCTGATCAGCGTCGTCGTCCGGGATCCGTGA
- a CDS encoding LPXTG cell wall anchor domain-containing protein produces the protein MLNPSTRRLLAGLGVVGAFVATSAVPTSAAPTDIEVDYYFADLTVAAGTSGKVESPTMFASEPVVLHEVTMRYDFSDLAGKVTVQEEDDFGYCTKPEPSVLLCTTPFEIGLEDWGIGGNFPVVVAPTDEAETGDTGTLRMTLTAAGLEPVKRESKIRVGEGVDLAAGDETQVSVAPGGKFSLPLAVRNAGTTTVQGSTAVFYGDYAFRAAEKYSNCTYEGDELRTCHFDEALTPGTRYRASLGFVLGADTYAPGRSYADAVWMTSAEYEDFAGYLKNVGVSPGKPGTGGVLPLAGEAGRVRGAQADTDPTNNWASYQVKVTGTNGTDLAAVGDKVTGAAGEEVRASVGFRNNGPATLDYTRSGSSVTYVKVVVPTGTTVVAASEFCAPVKGDDRGEPGEPGGREYLCFPTSLSKAGEEELVEFTLRIDKVVANAKGVVEANVSCQCDGGFNDDLKPANDIAALLVNATTAGGGAGGGEDDGSLPITGARTSLVLAASGLLLVAGVVGLVLARRRRTRFVA, from the coding sequence ATGCTCAACCCGAGCACCCGGCGACTGCTCGCCGGGCTCGGCGTCGTGGGCGCGTTCGTCGCGACCAGCGCCGTACCCACCTCGGCGGCCCCGACCGACATCGAGGTCGACTACTACTTCGCGGACCTGACCGTCGCCGCCGGCACCTCCGGCAAGGTCGAGAGCCCCACCATGTTCGCCTCCGAGCCGGTGGTGCTGCACGAGGTCACTATGCGCTACGACTTCTCCGACCTGGCCGGCAAGGTCACGGTCCAGGAGGAGGACGACTTCGGCTACTGCACGAAGCCCGAGCCCTCCGTGCTGCTGTGCACCACACCGTTCGAGATCGGACTGGAGGACTGGGGCATCGGCGGGAATTTCCCCGTGGTCGTCGCGCCGACCGACGAGGCCGAGACCGGTGACACCGGCACCCTGCGGATGACGCTCACCGCAGCGGGCCTGGAGCCGGTGAAGCGGGAGTCGAAGATCCGGGTCGGCGAGGGGGTCGACCTCGCCGCCGGCGACGAGACCCAGGTGTCCGTAGCCCCGGGTGGGAAGTTCAGCCTGCCGCTGGCCGTCCGCAACGCCGGTACGACCACCGTGCAGGGCAGCACCGCCGTCTTCTACGGTGACTACGCGTTCCGCGCCGCCGAGAAGTACAGCAACTGCACCTACGAAGGCGACGAACTGCGCACCTGTCACTTCGACGAGGCGCTCACCCCCGGCACCCGTTACCGGGCCTCGCTCGGTTTCGTGCTCGGCGCGGACACCTACGCCCCGGGTCGCAGCTACGCTGACGCGGTCTGGATGACCAGCGCGGAGTACGAGGACTTCGCCGGGTACCTCAAGAACGTCGGCGTCTCCCCCGGCAAGCCGGGCACCGGCGGCGTCCTGCCCCTGGCCGGCGAGGCCGGTCGGGTCCGGGGCGCCCAGGCCGACACCGACCCCACCAACAACTGGGCCAGCTACCAGGTGAAGGTCACCGGCACCAACGGCACCGACCTGGCCGCGGTCGGGGACAAGGTGACCGGCGCGGCCGGGGAAGAGGTCCGCGCTTCCGTCGGTTTCCGCAACAACGGCCCGGCGACGCTGGACTACACCCGCTCCGGGTCGTCGGTGACCTACGTCAAGGTGGTCGTTCCGACCGGCACGACGGTGGTCGCCGCGTCGGAGTTCTGTGCACCGGTGAAGGGCGACGACCGGGGTGAACCCGGCGAGCCCGGTGGTCGCGAGTACCTCTGCTTCCCGACGTCGCTCAGCAAGGCCGGCGAGGAGGAGCTCGTCGAGTTCACGCTGCGGATCGACAAGGTCGTCGCGAACGCCAAGGGCGTCGTCGAGGCCAACGTCTCGTGCCAGTGCGACGGCGGTTTCAACGACGACCTGAAGCCTGCCAACGACATCGCCGCGCTCCTGGTGAACGCGACCACGGCCGGCGGCGGCGCGGGTGGCGGGGAGGACGACGGCAGCCTGCCCATCACCGGCGCCCGGACCAGCCTGGTCCTCGCCGCCAGCGGTTTGCTGCTCGTGGCTGGCGTGGTCGGCCTGGTGCTGGCCCGTCGGCGGCGGACCCGTTTCGTGGCCTGA
- a CDS encoding ArsR/SmtB family transcription factor, which produces MENVGTALAEMTMPQISPLAGEPIERADAERLAGVLKALADPARLRLLSLIQSAPEGEACVCDLTAPLGLSQPTVSHHLRILTEAGLLEREKRGVWAYYRLVPTAIATIADLLTPPRKRATKKAR; this is translated from the coding sequence ATGGAAAACGTGGGAACTGCGTTGGCTGAAATGACTATGCCTCAGATCTCGCCGCTTGCCGGCGAGCCGATCGAACGTGCCGATGCCGAGCGGCTGGCGGGGGTCCTCAAGGCCCTCGCCGACCCCGCGCGGCTGCGGCTGCTCAGCCTGATCCAGTCGGCTCCCGAGGGCGAGGCGTGCGTCTGCGACCTGACCGCGCCCCTCGGCCTCTCGCAGCCGACGGTCAGCCACCACCTGCGTATCCTCACCGAGGCCGGCTTGCTGGAGCGGGAGAAGCGCGGCGTGTGGGCGTACTACCGGCTGGTGCCGACCGCGATCGCCACGATCGCCGACCTGCTGACCCCGCCCCGTAAGCGCGCCACCAAGAAGGCTCGCTGA
- the pyrE gene encoding orotate phosphoribosyltransferase — MGDRDDLRKFISDLAVVHGRVVLSSGREADWYVDLRRVTLHHQAAPLVGRVLLDLTADWEFDAVGGLTLGADPVALSMLHAAAARERPLDAFVVRKEGKAHGLQRRIEGPEVSGRRVLAVEDTSTTGGSVLTAVEALREAGAEVVGVAVIVDRGAGDAVQAAGLAYRAAYTLADLGLVA, encoded by the coding sequence ATGGGGGACCGCGACGACCTGCGTAAATTCATCTCCGACCTGGCCGTGGTCCATGGGCGGGTGGTGCTCTCCTCGGGACGCGAGGCGGATTGGTACGTCGATCTGCGTCGCGTCACGCTCCATCACCAGGCCGCTCCGCTGGTGGGGCGCGTCCTGCTGGATCTCACCGCCGACTGGGAGTTCGACGCGGTTGGTGGCCTGACCCTGGGCGCCGACCCGGTCGCTCTGTCGATGCTGCACGCCGCAGCGGCGAGGGAACGACCGCTCGACGCCTTCGTCGTGCGCAAGGAAGGTAAGGCGCACGGGCTGCAACGCCGCATCGAAGGGCCTGAAGTATCCGGGCGTCGGGTATTGGCGGTGGAAGATACCTCAACGACCGGTGGGAGTGTACTCACCGCAGTTGAAGCGTTACGTGAGGCGGGGGCTGAGGTCGTCGGAGTAGCGGTTATTGTTGATCGAGGCGCCGGTGACGCCGTGCAAGCAGCCGGACTGGCCTACCGGGCGGCCTATACGTTGGCTGACCTCGGCCTTGTGGCCTAA
- a CDS encoding SDR family NAD(P)-dependent oxidoreductase, giving the protein MPATPDPVAPGRTDPLAVVTGATAGIGAAFARRLARDGYDLVLVARDATRLSGFATELTERHGRSVETLPADLSTEDGCVAVERRLTEGRPVDLLVNNAGIALTRSFLRTTVEDEARLLRLNVSSVMRLTHAVLPTMTERRAGAVINVSSVAGFGALEAGSTYSATKAWVTNFSESVGQAARPYGVRVMALCPGFTRTEFHQRAGINTSSMPGWIWLDADAVIDEGLRDLRKGRLVSVPDWKYKLAVVALRHTPQRLLHRLTRSTKVLVGRGGR; this is encoded by the coding sequence GTGCCCGCGACGCCCGACCCGGTTGCCCCCGGCCGCACCGACCCCCTCGCGGTGGTCACCGGGGCGACAGCCGGCATCGGTGCGGCGTTCGCCCGGCGGCTGGCCCGGGACGGGTACGACCTCGTCCTGGTCGCTCGGGACGCGACCCGACTCAGCGGGTTCGCCACCGAGCTGACCGAGCGACACGGCCGGTCGGTGGAGACCCTGCCGGCCGATCTCTCCACCGAGGACGGCTGTGTCGCCGTGGAGCGGCGACTCACCGAGGGCCGCCCGGTCGACCTGCTGGTCAACAATGCCGGGATCGCGCTCACCCGGTCCTTCCTGCGGACCACCGTCGAGGACGAGGCCCGACTGCTGCGGCTGAACGTCTCCTCGGTGATGCGGCTGACCCACGCGGTGCTGCCGACCATGACCGAGCGACGCGCGGGCGCAGTGATTAATGTCTCTTCCGTCGCGGGGTTCGGTGCGCTCGAGGCCGGCTCGACCTACTCCGCCACGAAGGCGTGGGTGACCAACTTCAGCGAGTCGGTGGGGCAGGCCGCGCGGCCCTACGGCGTACGGGTGATGGCCCTCTGTCCGGGTTTCACCCGCACCGAGTTCCACCAGCGGGCCGGCATCAACACCTCGTCGATGCCCGGCTGGATCTGGCTCGACGCCGACGCGGTCATCGACGAAGGCCTACGCGACCTGCGAAAAGGTCGACTGGTGAGCGTGCCCGACTGGAAGTACAAGCTCGCGGTGGTGGCGTTGCGACACACCCCGCAGCGACTGCTGCACCGGCTCACCCGGAGCACCAAGGTCCTCGTCGGACGCGGCGGTCGCTGA